The following coding sequences lie in one Pirellulales bacterium genomic window:
- a CDS encoding CDGSH iron-sulfur domain-containing protein, translated as MSITIRCRPNGPLLVEGEITLLDHQGQAFSVPLNKPAIALCRCGHSKNKPFCDGAHKTCGFLAEELAPKAE; from the coding sequence ATGTCAATTACTATCCGGTGCCGGCCGAACGGACCCTTGTTGGTCGAAGGTGAAATAACGTTGCTTGACCATCAAGGTCAGGCGTTCTCGGTTCCTCTGAACAAACCGGCAATTGCGTTATGCCGGTGCGGTCATTCGAAGAACAAGCCGTTCTGTGACGGCGCGCATAAAACCTGCGGTTTTCTCGCAGAGGAATTGGCGCCTAAAGCTGAATAA
- a CDS encoding helix-turn-helix transcriptional regulator has translation MGNIVGHEPVLPLDNLKSICVPLFSMRRRPMVTLNGDCLSTHAENLRRLMAREGLTFHQLVVRSRLNHRTLKEILAGRRRPQPRTLRRLADSMKVSVDELFQDPALLRHRLFDRCTNPTVDEVIAANPQLFRGWSPVEFDELYSRFGTGGALTQEGTLAAVCAMNRRRELLAKATILLESSEADLLESILESLYYRAVLASPGQNQSEVQNYLGAISDYGMLSAESESRQLCDGLRSHFKRRKSKQLCVAPIDGLL, from the coding sequence TTGGGCAATATCGTAGGCCATGAGCCTGTTTTGCCCCTTGACAACCTAAAATCGATATGTGTACCTTTGTTTAGTATGCGAAGGAGACCCATGGTTACTCTTAACGGTGATTGCCTGTCGACCCATGCGGAGAACCTTCGTCGGCTGATGGCTCGTGAGGGGTTAACATTCCATCAGCTTGTGGTGCGCAGCCGATTAAATCACCGCACGCTTAAAGAGATATTGGCGGGGCGCCGCCGGCCGCAACCGCGCACCCTGCGCCGATTGGCAGATAGCATGAAGGTGTCCGTCGACGAATTATTTCAAGACCCGGCATTGCTGCGGCATCGGCTGTTCGATCGTTGCACAAATCCGACGGTGGATGAAGTAATAGCGGCCAATCCGCAATTGTTTCGCGGCTGGTCACCCGTGGAGTTCGACGAATTATACAGCCGCTTTGGTACAGGAGGAGCGTTGACACAAGAAGGCACGCTTGCAGCAGTCTGCGCCATGAATCGACGCCGCGAATTACTGGCGAAAGCGACAATTCTTTTGGAAAGTAGCGAGGCCGATTTGCTGGAATCGATTTTGGAATCACTCTATTACCGTGCGGTACTTGCTTCGCCCGGTCAAAATCAATCTGAAGTCCAGAATTATTTGGGAGCGATCTCGGATTACGGAATGCTGAGTGCTGAAAGCGAATCAAGACAATTATGTGATGGCCTGAGATCGCACTTCAAAAGGCGCAAGTCCAAGCAGCTTTGCGTCGCACCAATCGACGGTCTCCTGTAA
- the miaB gene encoding tRNA (N6-isopentenyl adenosine(37)-C2)-methylthiotransferase MiaB codes for MAKRLYIETVGCQMNVLDSELVVAALRKAGYELTESPAQADTILFNTCSVRQHAEDKIYSALGRLKHAKEKNPGKIIGVLGCMAQKDQRLIFERAPYVDLVVGPGQLHQVPQLLEGIAAGSGPRLEVSLDRKTGSRDDVQRSFESYDPDRDPQMRPSPYQAFVRIQIGCDKFCTYCIVPRVRGPEQGRHPQHIVAEAKKLAAEGCREITLLGQTVNSYQHVEIAVTTRLSDLLYRLHDIEGLVRLKFVTNFPKDMTDDLLQAVRDLPKCCPYFHVPAQSGSNAVLKRMKRGYTVEEYCEMLLRVRAQVPNAAITSDFIVGFCGETEEDFLQTVTLVREARFKNSFIFKYSERPGTKAPELWPDDVPDEVKRRRNNELLSVQNAISEEDHQQFIGRTVEVLVEGPSKHSQRFDRTDQPNTNANADSVFLEFPARGAAHDIDKNVNNSDMLTQLVGRTSCDRIVVFEGNRRQIGSILPLTIYDCTPMTLFGAVVTHEVGPEVYHLSPH; via the coding sequence GTGGCGAAGCGACTATACATCGAGACCGTGGGTTGCCAAATGAACGTGCTCGACAGCGAGCTTGTGGTCGCTGCGCTGCGCAAAGCGGGTTATGAACTCACCGAATCTCCGGCCCAGGCCGATACCATCCTGTTCAACACGTGCAGCGTTCGCCAGCACGCCGAAGATAAAATTTATAGCGCTTTAGGACGCCTGAAGCATGCCAAGGAAAAAAATCCGGGGAAGATTATCGGCGTGCTGGGCTGTATGGCTCAAAAGGACCAACGCTTGATTTTCGAGCGGGCGCCGTATGTGGATTTGGTCGTCGGCCCAGGCCAATTGCATCAGGTGCCACAATTGCTGGAAGGAATTGCGGCCGGCAGTGGACCGCGTTTAGAAGTAAGCCTGGATCGCAAAACCGGCAGTCGAGACGATGTCCAACGTAGCTTTGAAAGTTACGATCCAGATCGAGATCCGCAAATGCGCCCTTCGCCATATCAGGCATTCGTGCGCATTCAAATCGGCTGTGATAAGTTTTGCACTTATTGCATCGTTCCTCGAGTACGTGGCCCCGAACAAGGCCGGCACCCGCAGCATATTGTGGCCGAAGCAAAAAAATTGGCCGCTGAAGGTTGCCGAGAAATCACACTGCTTGGACAAACGGTCAATAGCTATCAGCATGTCGAAATCGCGGTTACCACGCGCCTCTCCGATTTGCTTTACCGCCTGCACGACATAGAGGGACTAGTGCGGCTAAAATTTGTGACCAATTTCCCTAAAGACATGACGGACGATCTGCTTCAGGCGGTGCGCGATCTGCCCAAGTGCTGCCCATACTTTCACGTGCCTGCACAAAGCGGTTCCAATGCAGTTTTAAAGCGAATGAAGCGTGGTTACACCGTGGAAGAGTACTGCGAAATGCTACTCCGCGTTCGAGCTCAAGTCCCCAATGCAGCTATCACCAGCGACTTCATCGTCGGCTTCTGCGGCGAAACCGAGGAAGATTTTCTGCAAACCGTTACGCTGGTCCGCGAGGCACGTTTTAAAAACAGTTTCATCTTCAAATACAGTGAACGACCAGGCACAAAGGCTCCGGAATTATGGCCCGATGACGTACCTGATGAAGTCAAGCGGCGCCGTAATAATGAACTTCTGAGCGTGCAAAACGCTATCAGCGAAGAAGATCATCAGCAATTCATCGGCCGTACCGTGGAAGTATTAGTCGAAGGCCCAAGCAAACACTCCCAGCGGTTCGATCGCACCGATCAGCCGAATACAAATGCTAACGCAGATTCTGTGTTTTTGGAATTTCCTGCTCGTGGTGCCGCACATGACATTGATAAAAACGTCAATAATTCCGACATGTTGACGCAACTTGTCGGACGCACTTCGTGTGATCGAATCGTCGTCTTCGAAGGCAATCGCCGCCAAATCGGCAGCATTTTGCCGCTGACGATCTATGATTGTACCCCCATGACTCTTTTCGGCGCTGTGGTGACCCACGAAGTTGGCCCAGAAGTCTACCACCTCTCGCCACACTAA
- the fmt gene encoding methionyl-tRNA formyltransferase, which produces MGTGPFAVPTFESLIDSGHQILALVTRPDRPTYHREKSPINPMRAVAKSHSIDVFEPESVNSLEAHSWLQFQKADLFAVCDYGQILSQNTLGLARLGGINLHASLLPTYRGAAPINWAIFHGETETGVSVIHMTQQLDAGPVLIQRRIAIDPRETAPELESRLAILGMNAVLEAIKQLRHGVSSRAVLQDSRSATKAPRLKKEDGLIIWSRSATAIFNQVRAFQPWPKTYTFWKRPVGEPMRLILERVKVVEDRADIAANTTSSPGTVLLAQANDIIVACGEQLLRIEQLQPAGKRTMLAGEFLRGHPLPTGTLLG; this is translated from the coding sequence ATGGGGACAGGCCCGTTCGCCGTGCCCACGTTTGAATCGCTGATCGATTCTGGGCACCAAATTCTCGCGCTGGTTACTCGACCGGACCGGCCGACTTACCATCGGGAAAAATCGCCGATAAATCCGATGCGCGCCGTCGCAAAAAGTCACAGCATTGATGTTTTCGAACCAGAAAGCGTTAACTCCCTTGAGGCGCATTCTTGGTTACAATTTCAAAAGGCCGACTTGTTCGCCGTCTGCGACTATGGGCAAATTCTTTCACAAAACACACTCGGGTTGGCACGGCTGGGGGGAATTAATCTGCACGCATCGCTGTTACCCACATATCGTGGAGCCGCACCGATCAATTGGGCGATTTTCCACGGCGAAACTGAGACCGGTGTCAGCGTCATTCATATGACGCAACAACTCGATGCTGGCCCCGTCTTAATCCAGCGGCGTATCGCAATCGATCCAAGGGAGACAGCGCCGGAATTAGAATCGCGACTTGCAATATTAGGGATGAATGCCGTCCTAGAGGCAATTAAGCAGCTGCGGCACGGAGTCTCCTCACGGGCTGTCTTGCAGGACTCCAGATCCGCCACCAAAGCGCCTCGACTTAAAAAAGAAGACGGCCTTATCATTTGGTCTCGCTCAGCAACCGCAATTTTCAACCAAGTTCGAGCTTTCCAACCTTGGCCAAAAACTTATACGTTTTGGAAGCGCCCGGTTGGTGAACCGATGCGACTGATATTGGAACGGGTGAAAGTTGTTGAAGACCGAGCAGACATCGCCGCCAACACAACGAGCAGCCCCGGCACAGTTTTATTGGCCCAGGCAAATGACATTATTGTCGCCTGCGGTGAGCAATTATTGCGCATCGAGCAGCTTCAACCCGCTGGAAAACGCACGATGCTGGCCGGAGAATTTCTGCGAGGCCACCCGTTGCCGACCGGCACTCTGTTGGGGTGA
- the def gene encoding peptide deformylase: protein MPDPKIIQYPHPTLRHVSKPLKRVDVELRSLIARMFELMYEAKGVGLAANQVDLPYRFFIANLQSDPAKGEEMVFINPILSRQKGSVEAEEGCLSLPGLYADVKRSESVAIDAYNLAGEAVHLDADGWLARVIQHETDHLNGKLFFDRLGTATQLELRDALREFEIQFASQQEHSEMPDDVTIKRRLEELEQLRT from the coding sequence ATGCCAGACCCTAAGATAATTCAGTATCCTCATCCGACTCTTCGGCACGTTTCTAAACCTTTGAAACGAGTGGATGTTGAGCTACGCAGCCTTATTGCTCGAATGTTTGAGCTAATGTACGAAGCCAAAGGAGTGGGACTTGCCGCAAATCAGGTGGATTTGCCATATCGTTTTTTTATTGCCAATCTGCAGTCCGATCCAGCCAAGGGAGAAGAAATGGTGTTTATTAACCCCATTCTTAGCCGCCAAAAAGGATCCGTCGAAGCAGAAGAAGGCTGCCTCAGCTTGCCCGGTCTGTATGCCGATGTGAAGCGTTCCGAAAGCGTGGCTATTGATGCTTATAATCTAGCCGGCGAGGCCGTTCATCTCGATGCCGATGGCTGGCTGGCTCGGGTCATTCAACACGAAACAGACCATCTCAACGGAAAATTATTTTTCGACCGTCTGGGGACTGCGACGCAGCTTGAATTGCGCGATGCATTGCGCGAATTCGAAATTCAATTTGCCAGTCAACAGGAGCACAGTGAGATGCCAGACGACGTGACAATAAAACGTCGACTGGAAGAGTTAGAACAACTACGAACGTGA
- a CDS encoding glycosyltransferase family 2 protein, giving the protein MTIVPNVACIIPVVGNTEGLETTLVSVLERRSEFCEVIVVLNVPYSDPYHLQGEIQIIQAAPGARLVSCINRGISASRAPIVHLLATGCEVDEHWTEQALKHFKDPRVAVVTPVIFDRTNHQRLLAAGVQCGLGGKRIIHRTTPSASGSPETLLGPLLQAAFYRKVALEALGGGLSTDVGDDLADVDLASFLRQAGWRMVLEIQCRIFADSIAEIAPGGFFAGLWAERFYLRHFSEAGGFKGLLAHPRIALQDLLQSRPWWKAPAFAAGRLTALCQLGHYPAYRRLQETAAASASAAQNQWQTNRIKNQAQMASSDRRNRADVAHESLPPHNPRREHSAPRRLRNR; this is encoded by the coding sequence ATGACAATTGTGCCGAACGTGGCGTGTATTATTCCCGTCGTAGGTAATACGGAAGGGTTGGAGACCACACTGGTTTCCGTCTTGGAACGCCGCAGTGAGTTCTGTGAAGTCATTGTGGTCCTCAATGTTCCATACAGCGATCCTTACCACTTACAGGGTGAAATCCAGATTATCCAAGCGGCGCCCGGTGCTCGACTTGTCAGCTGTATCAATCGGGGCATTTCTGCAAGCCGTGCACCGATTGTGCATCTTTTGGCCACCGGATGCGAAGTCGATGAGCATTGGACAGAGCAAGCCTTAAAACATTTCAAAGATCCGCGCGTGGCAGTTGTCACGCCGGTAATCTTTGATCGAACCAACCATCAGCGATTATTGGCAGCGGGCGTCCAATGCGGCCTCGGAGGAAAAAGAATTATCCATCGCACGACGCCAAGTGCCTCTGGCTCACCTGAAACCTTACTTGGCCCGTTACTCCAGGCAGCGTTTTATCGCAAAGTCGCTTTGGAAGCTTTAGGCGGCGGCCTATCAACCGACGTGGGCGATGATTTGGCGGACGTTGACCTGGCGTCCTTTTTACGGCAAGCAGGGTGGCGCATGGTGCTGGAAATTCAATGCCGAATATTCGCGGATTCTATTGCAGAAATTGCGCCGGGCGGCTTTTTCGCCGGACTATGGGCCGAACGCTTTTATCTGCGGCATTTTTCCGAGGCTGGTGGCTTCAAAGGCCTACTCGCTCACCCGCGAATTGCCCTGCAAGATTTATTACAAAGCCGTCCGTGGTGGAAGGCTCCGGCATTTGCCGCAGGACGATTGACGGCACTTTGCCAATTGGGCCACTATCCAGCATATCGTCGTCTGCAAGAAACGGCAGCGGCGAGTGCGTCTGCAGCTCAAAATCAATGGCAAACAAATCGGATCAAAAATCAGGCACAGATGGCCTCCAGCGACAGAAGAAACCGCGCCGACGTCGCACATGAAAGTCTTCCGCCGCACAATCCTCGTCGAGAACACAGCGCTCCTCGCCGACTGAGAAATCGCTGA
- a CDS encoding helix-turn-helix domain-containing protein, with protein sequence MLPQAKVDEIRLLLAKGTVSQRQIARELGISRGTVGAIAAGKRPNYSIKIPDEGIDRMVMPTRCRGCGGLVRAPCRLCRIRALIARERALSEARLKYALSAAG encoded by the coding sequence GTGTTGCCGCAAGCCAAAGTCGATGAAATTCGTCTGTTGCTGGCTAAAGGAACAGTATCGCAACGGCAAATCGCACGAGAACTGGGAATTAGCCGCGGCACTGTTGGCGCAATTGCCGCTGGTAAGCGGCCTAATTATTCGATCAAAATTCCGGATGAAGGTATTGATCGCATGGTAATGCCGACGCGTTGCCGCGGCTGCGGCGGCCTAGTGCGCGCTCCCTGCAGGTTATGCCGGATACGAGCGCTGATCGCCCGCGAAAGAGCACTGTCCGAAGCCCGTCTGAAGTATGCGCTCTCTGCAGCAGGTTGA
- a CDS encoding sigma-70 family RNA polymerase sigma factor, with amino-acid sequence MAISESSALNHQLHDPDVRLMLEVRDDKAAAFEELMLRYQNRLVTVLEHLVGRRDLAEDLAQDVFLRVYRARKRYVPGAKFSTWLFTIANNVASNALRSQSRRREVNLKGRPGESTGANALDQMVQDASGLMPTRQIDKSEMREVVREAVGTLNERQRLAVLLSKFENMSYEDIAETMQMTPQAIKSLLSRARGNLRAVLEPYLERGELHTKKNHQGG; translated from the coding sequence TTGGCGATTAGTGAATCGTCCGCGTTGAATCATCAGCTGCACGATCCCGACGTGCGGCTCATGCTGGAAGTGCGCGACGACAAAGCAGCCGCCTTCGAAGAGTTGATGCTCCGCTATCAAAACCGTTTGGTGACGGTGCTGGAGCATCTTGTAGGACGGCGCGACTTAGCCGAAGACCTTGCACAAGACGTGTTTTTGCGCGTTTATCGCGCGCGAAAAAGGTATGTGCCGGGCGCAAAGTTTTCCACATGGTTGTTTACGATCGCAAACAATGTGGCGTCGAATGCGCTACGGAGCCAATCGCGACGGCGCGAAGTTAATTTGAAGGGAAGGCCCGGTGAATCGACCGGCGCCAATGCGCTAGATCAAATGGTTCAAGATGCTAGCGGCCTGATGCCAACGCGTCAAATCGACAAAAGCGAGATGCGCGAAGTAGTGCGCGAAGCTGTCGGAACATTAAACGAAAGACAACGGTTAGCTGTGCTCTTAAGCAAGTTTGAAAATATGAGTTACGAAGACATTGCGGAGACCATGCAAATGACGCCGCAGGCCATTAAGTCGTTGCTGTCCCGCGCTCGGGGTAATTTGCGTGCGGTCTTGGAGCCCTACTTGGAACGTGGTGAGTTGCATACCAAAAAGAATCATCAGGGCGGATGA
- a CDS encoding GlsB/YeaQ/YmgE family stress response membrane protein, whose translation MEIISWLIFGFLAGLIARLFFPGPTDFRGCLPTIALGILGAVIGGFIGKQLDIAGWRFVLSIIGAILVLVIYQAIFGGRKV comes from the coding sequence ATGGAAATCATCTCTTGGCTAATCTTTGGGTTCTTAGCCGGATTAATTGCCCGATTGTTCTTCCCGGGACCGACTGATTTTCGGGGTTGTCTGCCCACGATTGCCTTGGGAATTTTGGGAGCGGTCATAGGAGGTTTCATCGGCAAACAATTAGATATTGCCGGCTGGCGGTTTGTGCTATCAATCATTGGCGCCATTTTGGTGCTCGTGATTTACCAAGCAATTTTCGGCGGTAGAAAAGTTTGA
- the ade gene encoding adenine deaminase produces the protein MPVSSPVKTVSGQIVDIINQRIFSGTVHVANGRIARVEETAQAENKFLLPGFVDAHVHIESSMLVPSEFGRLAVVHGTVATVSDPHEIANVLGTPGIQYMIDDAKHSPVKFHFGASSCVPACSFDRSGAVLDAAEVARILDDPQIKYLSEMMNFPGVLHDDPEVMAKIRAAHGRHKPVDGHAPGLRGDALKKYAAAGISTDHESFTYEEGKEKIGLDIKCQIREGSAAKNFEALYPLIGQYPEMCMFSSDDKHPNDLVVGHINQLVVRAIERGQPMFAVLRAACVNPVLHYKLDVGLLRPGDAADFIKVDHLSRFNVLRTVIDGRVVAEQGRTPLERVTAPIVNQFRAEPLNAKQLIVPAPTESGKMLRVIEAIDGQIVTGKMSISPKIENGRVVSDVADDVLKIVLVDRYRGGQPAIGFIKNFGLRQGAIASTVSHDSHNLLAVGADDESIVRAMNLLIECRGGISAVGSAEAEKIEAVLPLPIAGLMSPDDGHRVAQEYSRIDGLAKRLGSKLAAPYMTLSFMALLVIPALKLGPDGLFDVNEFKPVSLWE, from the coding sequence TTGCCCGTAAGTTCTCCCGTCAAAACTGTCAGCGGCCAAATTGTTGACATCATTAACCAACGGATTTTTTCGGGCACGGTCCATGTCGCCAATGGACGGATTGCCCGAGTCGAGGAAACCGCTCAGGCCGAGAACAAATTTCTCCTGCCTGGCTTTGTCGACGCGCATGTGCATATTGAAAGCTCCATGCTCGTGCCCAGTGAATTTGGCCGTTTGGCTGTAGTACATGGAACGGTAGCAACGGTGTCGGATCCGCACGAAATTGCCAATGTGCTGGGCACGCCCGGCATTCAATACATGATCGACGATGCAAAGCATTCCCCGGTGAAATTTCATTTTGGGGCCTCCAGTTGCGTGCCGGCCTGCAGCTTTGATCGATCAGGAGCCGTGCTTGATGCGGCAGAGGTTGCTCGCATTCTGGATGATCCGCAGATTAAGTACCTTTCGGAAATGATGAATTTTCCAGGGGTGCTTCACGATGATCCGGAAGTGATGGCCAAGATTCGCGCTGCGCACGGGCGGCATAAGCCAGTCGATGGCCACGCGCCTGGATTACGTGGCGACGCGCTCAAGAAATACGCCGCTGCTGGAATCAGCACCGATCACGAAAGCTTCACGTACGAAGAAGGCAAGGAGAAAATCGGCCTGGATATTAAGTGCCAAATTCGTGAAGGCTCCGCGGCAAAGAACTTCGAGGCTTTATATCCGCTGATCGGCCAGTATCCAGAAATGTGCATGTTTTCCAGCGACGACAAGCACCCCAACGATTTGGTCGTTGGGCACATCAATCAGCTCGTTGTACGGGCAATTGAGCGTGGTCAGCCGATGTTCGCTGTTTTGCGGGCAGCATGTGTGAATCCGGTTTTGCATTACAAGTTAGATGTCGGACTGTTGCGGCCAGGCGACGCGGCGGACTTTATTAAGGTCGATCATTTGAGCCGGTTCAATGTGCTGCGGACTGTCATTGACGGCCGGGTTGTGGCCGAACAAGGGCGTACTCCGTTGGAACGTGTTACGGCGCCAATCGTCAACCAATTTCGGGCGGAGCCGTTAAATGCGAAGCAGTTGATCGTGCCTGCTCCCACAGAATCAGGAAAAATGCTACGGGTGATTGAAGCCATCGATGGGCAAATCGTCACCGGCAAAATGAGTATCTCACCAAAGATTGAGAACGGACGAGTTGTCTCGGACGTTGCTGACGACGTGCTTAAAATTGTTTTGGTCGATCGCTACCGTGGCGGACAGCCGGCCATCGGTTTTATAAAGAATTTTGGACTTCGGCAGGGCGCTATTGCGTCCACGGTATCGCACGATTCGCACAACTTATTGGCCGTGGGCGCCGACGATGAATCAATTGTTCGTGCAATGAACTTGCTGATTGAGTGCCGCGGCGGCATTAGCGCGGTAGGGAGCGCGGAGGCAGAAAAGATTGAAGCGGTTTTGCCGCTGCCCATCGCTGGACTGATGTCGCCTGACGATGGCCACCGGGTCGCACAGGAGTACTCCCGAATCGATGGTTTAGCCAAACGACTGGGTTCCAAACTTGCTGCCCCTTATATGACCCTGTCGTTCATGGCTTTATTGGTAATTCCAGCTCTAAAATTAGGTCCGGATGGATTATTTGATGTGAATGAATTCAAACCGGTTTCCTTATGGGAATAA
- a CDS encoding circularly permuted type 2 ATP-grasp protein: MRFTSYSSDGFYDEMFRPDGSPHPRCEALVRRIESLSDGELQRRQRDAERTLMNLGITFTVYGHQAGTEKIWPFDVVPRVVEAAEWEIIERGLKQRIAALNMFINDVYHRQKIVKDGVVPEYLLHSGKCYLPPCAELNPPRGIWAHVTGTDLVRDGDGQFYVLEDNLRCPSGVSYVLENREVMKRTLPQVFEGLRIRSVEDYPERLLRTLQYLAPQLPDDPTVVVLTPGIFNSAYFEHSFLAQQMGVELVEGRDLVVLDDYVFMRTTQGIQRVDVIYRRIDDIFLDPETFQPDSMLGVPGLMRAYRAGHVALANAPGTGIADDKAVYAFVPQIIKYYLNEDIILSNVPTFVCADPKQCAHVLANLDKLVVKPTNESGGYGLMIGPKTSHAEREACAARIREKPREYIAQPMLALSRVPSLVDDHFEGRHVDLRPYILYGEDIFVLPGGLTRVALQRGSLVVNSSQGGGSKDTWVLQPDFPQHQVDNQTQHLLAKT; encoded by the coding sequence ATGCGATTCACCAGTTATTCCTCCGATGGCTTTTACGACGAGATGTTTCGCCCCGACGGTTCGCCGCACCCACGCTGCGAGGCGCTGGTGCGACGCATCGAGTCGCTCTCCGATGGGGAACTGCAACGGCGCCAGCGCGATGCCGAACGCACCCTGATGAACCTGGGCATCACGTTCACCGTGTATGGGCATCAGGCGGGCACTGAGAAAATTTGGCCGTTCGATGTCGTGCCGCGAGTTGTGGAAGCCGCCGAGTGGGAAATCATCGAACGGGGACTTAAGCAGCGCATTGCAGCGCTCAATATGTTCATCAACGACGTTTATCACCGCCAGAAAATCGTCAAGGATGGCGTGGTGCCGGAGTATTTGCTCCACTCGGGAAAATGCTATTTGCCCCCGTGTGCCGAATTGAATCCGCCTCGCGGCATTTGGGCCCATGTCACAGGCACCGACTTGGTGCGCGATGGCGATGGGCAATTCTACGTGCTGGAAGATAACTTGCGTTGTCCTTCCGGCGTATCGTACGTGCTGGAAAACCGCGAGGTCATGAAGCGCACCTTACCGCAAGTCTTTGAAGGCCTGCGCATTCGTTCGGTGGAAGATTATCCGGAGCGGCTGTTGCGAACGCTGCAATATTTGGCTCCCCAGTTGCCGGACGATCCTACCGTTGTCGTGCTGACTCCCGGAATTTTCAATTCCGCATATTTTGAACATTCGTTCTTGGCTCAGCAAATGGGCGTGGAACTGGTCGAAGGTCGCGACTTGGTCGTGCTCGACGATTACGTGTTCATGCGCACCACCCAGGGCATTCAGCGCGTCGATGTCATTTACCGGCGCATTGACGATATTTTTCTCGATCCTGAAACGTTTCAGCCCGATTCCATGCTAGGCGTGCCGGGCTTAATGCGCGCCTACCGCGCTGGCCACGTGGCACTAGCGAACGCCCCTGGCACCGGCATTGCCGACGACAAGGCTGTGTACGCTTTCGTCCCGCAAATCATCAAATATTATTTGAATGAGGACATTATTTTGTCCAACGTCCCGACCTTTGTTTGCGCCGATCCTAAGCAATGCGCTCACGTCTTAGCAAATCTTGACAAACTCGTCGTGAAGCCGACCAACGAATCCGGCGGCTATGGTTTAATGATTGGCCCGAAGACATCGCACGCCGAACGGGAAGCGTGCGCTGCACGCATTCGAGAAAAGCCTCGCGAATACATCGCTCAACCCATGCTGGCTCTTTCGCGCGTGCCATCTTTGGTCGACGACCATTTTGAAGGACGCCACGTCGATTTGAGGCCCTACATCCTTTATGGCGAAGATATTTTTGTACTTCCCGGCGGTCTAACCCGAGTCGCGCTACAACGCGGTTCATTAGTGGTTAACTCGTCTCAGGGAGGCGGCAGCAAAGATACCTGGGTGCTCCAGCCAGACTTTCCCCAACACCAAGTCGACAATCAAACGCAACATCTTCTTGCCAAAACGTAG
- a CDS encoding alpha-E domain-containing protein — protein sequence MLSRVADCVFWMSRYIERAENAARFVDVNLNLTLDLGGTLANQWDPLIYTSGDHEQFYKRYGTANQKNAVAMLAFDEENPNSIVSCLKFARENARTIREIIAAPVWEELNKFYLLVKEAARNGRAGDNPFEFFNNVKRSGQLIVGIMEATMSRGEAWHFAQMGRLLERADKTSRIVDVKYYILLPSAADVGTPTDAIQWAALLKSASALEMYRKRHGRIIPTEVMEFLILNAEFPRALRFCLRGAEESLHAITGTAPTTYRNQAERRMGQLRSELDYAQIGDIIDRGLHEFIDSFQKNLNLVGEAIQTTFFAQQTVPLSTSNRHGATQ from the coding sequence ATGCTCAGCCGAGTGGCCGATTGCGTCTTCTGGATGAGCCGCTACATTGAGCGCGCGGAAAATGCTGCGCGCTTCGTCGACGTCAATTTGAACCTGACGCTTGATTTGGGCGGCACCTTGGCCAATCAATGGGACCCGCTCATTTACACCAGCGGCGATCATGAGCAGTTCTACAAGCGTTACGGCACCGCGAATCAAAAAAATGCCGTGGCCATGCTGGCCTTTGATGAGGAGAATCCAAACTCAATCGTTTCCTGTCTGAAATTTGCTCGCGAGAATGCCCGTACTATCCGCGAAATTATCGCCGCTCCGGTTTGGGAAGAGCTGAATAAATTCTATTTACTCGTGAAGGAGGCGGCCCGCAATGGACGTGCCGGCGACAATCCGTTTGAGTTTTTTAACAACGTCAAGCGCAGTGGGCAGTTGATCGTGGGAATTATGGAGGCCACGATGTCGCGCGGGGAAGCGTGGCATTTTGCACAAATGGGTCGTTTGCTGGAACGGGCAGACAAAACCTCTCGCATTGTCGACGTGAAGTATTATATTCTTTTGCCCAGTGCCGCCGACGTGGGCACACCTACCGACGCGATTCAGTGGGCCGCATTATTAAAATCGGCAAGTGCCTTGGAAATGTACCGTAAACGGCATGGACGCATTATTCCCACCGAGGTTATGGAGTTTCTAATCCTGAATGCCGAATTTCCCCGCGCGCTGCGGTTTTGTTTGCGCGGCGCGGAAGAATCGTTGCACGCCATTACCGGCACGGCTCCCACCACGTACCGCAATCAAGCGGAACGGCGTATGGGTCAACTTCGATCCGAGTTGGATTACGCTCAAATTGGCGATATTATCGACCGTGGACTGCACGAGTTTATTGACAGCTTTCAGAAAAACTTGAATCTTGTCGGCGAGGCTATTCAGACGACGTTTTTTGCACAGCAGACCGTGCCACTCTCGACTTCGAATCGACATGGAGCTACCCAATGA